The following proteins are co-located in the Solanum pennellii chromosome 8, SPENNV200 genome:
- the LOC107028589 gene encoding uncharacterized protein LOC107028589 isoform X5, producing the protein MHKAVESQAVEESKSNFHMLNLSSRSGKCQPDLVNSAYELHSATSESRTRNSIFPVVQAQVKGPSEGLLYSEDIKNMVYGSHTPSGEPQCKSRTLKCNQIDFHCASGMMTNKEFNVDASCALGRRNSDKVVANNIVNLHSDAELNFGLYSKNYENRRTVKRIVEGISHTNHLALHENNLHSCKPCGIMMDMPDAQNTLNLYGKTSLFSHDGPFDNGNIRSVCKPMSKAAPPSQAVPLGFPSSSSTLINQTLQLSKKECLNGRQVKLSENPRPQTLHHRLKVSSPAPVSSSTTASKGHICRNPFYKTPTSINQLYEPSVVNMLHASKTAAVSAFSGVSDYVGKHIQTIAPITDQLEGFNFFSFITWSISACSRLRSGLSVFL; encoded by the exons ATGCATAAAG CAGTTGAATCACAGGCAGTGGAAGAAAGCAAGTCAAATTTTCATATGTTGAATTTGagttcaagaagtggaaagtgCCAGCCAGACCTTGTCAACTCTGCCTATGAACTCCACAGTGCAACAAGTGAATCCAGAACTAGAAATTCTATATTTCCTGTGGTACAAGCACAGGTCAAGGGTCCTTCAGAAGGACTACTGTACTCTGAAGATATCAAAAATATGGTTTATGGAAGTCATACTCCATCCGGAGAACCTCAGTGTAAATCCCGTACTCTAAAGTGCaaccaaattgattttcattgtGCTAGTGGTATGATGACTAATAAGGAATTTAATGTTGACGCTTCATGTGCTCTTGGACGTCGGAACAGTGATAAAGTTGTGGCCAACAATATTGTTAATTTACACAGTGATGCTGAGTTGAACTTTGGACTCTACTCCAAGAATTACGAAAATAGAAGGACTGTTAAGAGAATTGTGGAAGGGATTAGTCATACCAATCACTTGGCCTTACATGAGAACAACCTACATTCATGCAAGCCCTGTGGTATAATGATGGATATGCCTGATGCTCAGAACACCCTTAATTTGTACGGAAAGACATCTTTATTTTCTCATGATGGACCCTTTGATAATGGTAATATCAGGTCTGTCTGTAAACCAATGTCTAAAGCAGCTCCACCATCGCAGGCAGTCCCATTGGGGTTTCCGTCATCAAGTTCAACTCTAATTAATCAAACTCTACAACTATCTAAAAAAGAGTGTCTGAATGGAAGGCAGGTTAAACTCAGTGAGAATCCAAGACCGCAAACCTTGCATCATAGGTTGAAGGTTTCTTCTCCTGCACCTGTCAGTTCCTCTACAACAGCCTCCAAAGGGCATATATGCAGGAATCCTTTTTACAAAACACCAACATCTATAAACCAGTTATATGAACCCAGTGTTGTGAATATGCTACATGCGTCTAAGACTGCAGCAGTATCTGCCTTCTCTGGTGTTAGTGATTATGTGGGAAAGCATATTCAAACTATAGCTCCTATTACTG ATCAGCTTgaaggttttaattttttcagcttTATCACGTGGAGCATCTCTGCATGCTCAAGACTCAGGAGTGGACTGTCAGTTTTCCTCTGA
- the LOC107028589 gene encoding uncharacterized protein LOC107028589 isoform X4: protein MHKAVESQAVEESKSNFHMLNLSSRSGKCQPDLVNSAYELHSATSESRTRNSIFPVVQAQVKGPSEGLLYSEDIKNMVYGSHTPSGEPQCKSRTLKCNQIDFHCASGMMTNKEFNVDASCALGRRNSDKVVANNIVNLHSDAELNFGLYSKNYENRRTVKRIVEGISHTNHLALHENNLHSCKPCGIMMDMPDAQNTLNLYGKTSLFSHDGPFDNGNIRSVCKPMSKAAPPSQAVPLGFPSSSSTLINQTLQLSKKECLNGRQVKLSENPRPQTLHHRLKVSSPAPVSSSTTASKGHICRNPFYKTPTSINQLYEPSVVNMLHASKTAAVSAFSGVSDYVGKHIQTIAPITALSRGASLHAQDSGVDCQFSSDFLAVHWPYLRHGGSEAGCFC, encoded by the exons ATGCATAAAG CAGTTGAATCACAGGCAGTGGAAGAAAGCAAGTCAAATTTTCATATGTTGAATTTGagttcaagaagtggaaagtgCCAGCCAGACCTTGTCAACTCTGCCTATGAACTCCACAGTGCAACAAGTGAATCCAGAACTAGAAATTCTATATTTCCTGTGGTACAAGCACAGGTCAAGGGTCCTTCAGAAGGACTACTGTACTCTGAAGATATCAAAAATATGGTTTATGGAAGTCATACTCCATCCGGAGAACCTCAGTGTAAATCCCGTACTCTAAAGTGCaaccaaattgattttcattgtGCTAGTGGTATGATGACTAATAAGGAATTTAATGTTGACGCTTCATGTGCTCTTGGACGTCGGAACAGTGATAAAGTTGTGGCCAACAATATTGTTAATTTACACAGTGATGCTGAGTTGAACTTTGGACTCTACTCCAAGAATTACGAAAATAGAAGGACTGTTAAGAGAATTGTGGAAGGGATTAGTCATACCAATCACTTGGCCTTACATGAGAACAACCTACATTCATGCAAGCCCTGTGGTATAATGATGGATATGCCTGATGCTCAGAACACCCTTAATTTGTACGGAAAGACATCTTTATTTTCTCATGATGGACCCTTTGATAATGGTAATATCAGGTCTGTCTGTAAACCAATGTCTAAAGCAGCTCCACCATCGCAGGCAGTCCCATTGGGGTTTCCGTCATCAAGTTCAACTCTAATTAATCAAACTCTACAACTATCTAAAAAAGAGTGTCTGAATGGAAGGCAGGTTAAACTCAGTGAGAATCCAAGACCGCAAACCTTGCATCATAGGTTGAAGGTTTCTTCTCCTGCACCTGTCAGTTCCTCTACAACAGCCTCCAAAGGGCATATATGCAGGAATCCTTTTTACAAAACACCAACATCTATAAACCAGTTATATGAACCCAGTGTTGTGAATATGCTACATGCGTCTAAGACTGCAGCAGTATCTGCCTTCTCTGGTGTTAGTGATTATGTGGGAAAGCATATTCAAACTATAGCTCCTATTACTG cttTATCACGTGGAGCATCTCTGCATGCTCAAGACTCAGGAGTGGACTGTCAGTTTTCCTCTGATTTTCTTGCAGTTCACTGGCCTTATCTAAG